The Sphaerisporangium siamense genome includes the window GGTGCGGGCCGCGCGGGCGACCGTCTCGGTGAACCGGGTCACGAAGATCTGCAGCGCGGCGATCCCCGCCGAGCCGGCGAACACCACCGCGCCGCTGAGCCAGAGCGGCAGCCGTGTGGACCCGGCGATCCACAGCGGCAGCCCGGTCGAGACCATGGCCCAGCACAGCGACAGCAGCGACGTCACGCCCATGACGGCCAGGTAGGGACGGTCGCGCAGCACCAGCCCGGCCCGCGGGCGGCTCTCCCGCGCCGGGCGCGCGGGCGTGGCGGGGACCGCGAGCGTCAGCGTGGCGAGCACCGCGAAGCTCGCGGCGTTCGCCACGACGGCCACGACGTATGCCGAGGCGTCGTCGGCCGCCAGCACCACCGAGCCCGCCGCGGCCCCGAGCGCGTACCCCACGTGCTGGGCGACGCGCTGCCGCGCCAGCGCCGCCACGCGCGCCTCGGTCCCGGGCACCAGGGCGGCGACCAGCGCGGTGCGCACGGCGGTCGCGCCGTTGGCCGGGCCCACGAACACGGCGGTGACCAGCACGAACACCCACATGTCCGCGGGAAGCGCGTAACAGGCCATCGCCACGCCGCGCACGACCGTGACCGACACCAGGACCAGGCGGGCGTCGAACCGGTCGGCCAGGGCGCCG containing:
- a CDS encoding MFS transporter; amino-acid sequence: MVVAPSRGDERRDEARTAAGLRRLLWGRGVSALGDGLWFTIWALYFTRVLHMPPVAVGAAMAVAGGLGLAMAIPLGALADRFDARLVLVSVTVVRGVAMACYALPADMWVFVLVTAVFVGPANGATAVRTALVAALVPGTEARVAALARQRVAQHVGYALGAAAGSVVLAADDASAYVVAVVANAASFAVLATLTLAVPATPARPARESRPRAGLVLRDRPYLAVMGVTSLLSLCWAMVSTGLPLWIAGSTRLPLWLSGAVVFAGSAGIAALQIFVTRFTETVARAARTVVWAGVFLAVSCVLLATTGGGSGAWGIAVVMAAALFHLAGELGYVGGSWGLSVALMREDARGAYQGASEAATATVQMFAPAVFTLALTTFAAGGWLLVAAVFVAVSLPVPALARWAGRTR